GAGAGGAGCTGTGTCAGGAAATCGGAGCGACGCCTTGTAAGCTCGGCAGGGCGGTGTTCCAAAGTTGGTGGCCCGGAGACTTATAGTCTCCGGGCCACCAACTTTATGGCGACTATGGCATGCGCCTGCCGGCGCCGCGCTTTCTCTCACCTGCACCGATGGTCCGTGTCGTATGACATGAAGCGCCTCGCTCAAGCAATGGGAACAGCGGAACAACGGGAACAGCCAAGCTCAGGCCATAAGAGAGAATGCCGTCTTCTACTCCGTCAGCCGCCGCGCAAGGGGAACGGCGGCCCAGGAGCTGGTCGCGGAGCCGGGATGCCGCCGACGTGGGCGACTCCCTTGAACGTCTCAGACGCCGTCCAGTAGGGCGGCGAGACTCGCCTCGAGGGCCGGGCCCAGGTTCTCTCTGCCGCGGTCGACCAGTGCGCACGAGCGGGAGAGGAAGCGATCGAGCACGGGAGTGTCGAACTTGGCCGCCGCCTTGCCCTCCGGGGTGCGGAATTCGATCACCGTATAGGCGTGTCCACTAGGCCAGATGCGGACGTCTCCGATGCCGCTGGGCCGACGAAGACCGCTGGCCAGCAGTTCACGGGCGAAGGACCAGGTCATGTCCTGGCCGTCGAGGGAGACCACTGCGGGGAAGTCGATGTGCACCGCCAGCGGGTCGGTGCGACTGTAGCGCAGGGTCACTGGGATCGAGATCTGCTGGTTGACTGTAGCTGCCAGCCGCGCACGGGCGGCCAGGCTGATCGTGACGCCCGTAGCCGGCCGACCGCGCACCTCCGGGCCCGAGCCGAGGCCGAGACGGGTCTCCTTCGTGGCTCGGCGAGGCAGCCATTCCTTGCGCATGAATCTGAACATGTATGAATCTGGGCTTCGTACTGGGCGTGTTCCGTTACCCGTGGAGTCACCGCCGCGGCCGGCGAGGCGCCGCCGCCGCGGTCTGGCGTCCCGAGGCCTCAGGGCCTCTGTCGGGTGCCGTTCCCCTTCGGCGCCACGCGTGGATGGGCGGGGTGGTCAGAAACGTGGGTGGCCTGACCTCGCCTGTTCCCGTTGTTCCGCTGTTCCCCTTCCTCGGCCGGGGATCCTGCGCACGGTGCGGCGTCGGTGACCTCTTCTATGCCTGTCTCGACCGTTTCGCGCTGTGCATGGCGTGCTGAGGCCGGTAGCGATATGAGAACTGGGTGACGAGTTCCTGAAAGCAGGCCAGAGCGGTGATGGGGGGAATCCCGGACACGGCCATCATCAGGAGGGATTTTGACGAGTTGCCGACGCACAGTGCGACGGCGCCGACGGACGCGGTCACAAGAACGGTCCAGGACCATCGGGCGGTTCGATGCTGGAGAGAAGCACGCATGATGGACATGCCTGCCGCGAGCCACGGCCCGTACAGCATCCAGGGCCACCATCGGGCCACCGTCGCCGGCATGAACAAGGAGGCGACGGTGCGAAGTTGTTCGTATGAGTAGGAGATGGACCAGCCCAGCATGCTCGCGGTGCACGCGATGATGACGGCGATCAGGAGGGCCGTCGGCCTGACGCGCCGTTTGCTCGCATGGCCCCGGTACCGCGGCATGGGCTGCCGTTGATCGGCAGGAGGCACGGGGGCTCCCCGGCCGGCCGGAGGAGGGTAGGCGGAATGCATGCCGGATTCCATGTTCAGAATCTGAGCCAATTCCACATCGGGGTCCCAGACGCCTCCGGTCATTGGCGTTTCGATGCCCTGCCAGCAGTGATGCGGCTGGTGTGCGTTGCATTCGGCGCAGTGATGGCTTCGCGGCCCGTCGTATCTGATGCTTTGAGTGAATTGCGTGTCATATGGATTGAGCCTGCTCTGCATCTCATCCATGCGCGGTGTCTCCCGTTTGGTCGGGGGATCGGAGCGTCGCATGTGCGCTGTCGGCCTCGGCCTCGGCTTGGCGGAGCTCATCGAGTACGTCCTCGAGAAGCTCGGCGCAATACTGAATCCGCGCTCGGTCCCCGGCGAGGTTCAACCAGGTCACCCCCTTCCCAGAAACATTCGCCGCGTCCTGTGTGAGTCGCCACCATTCTTGCGCAGCGGATTCGTTCCCATCCGAGGCGAACGCATGTTTCTCGGTCGTAACCGATTTATTCGAAGCCACGGTCACCTAACGAGCGTCACGCACAGTAAGACATCCAGCTTTCGAGGGAATGCTGCGGTGTTATTACCGGGTCGAAGCATCGGCACGGTGCGTCCTTGGTCAATTCGGCCGAGGCCGCCACAGACCTGCGGTATTCGCTGTGGTCAGGCCGATCGTGGCGATCAGTCAGAGAACCCGGCGCGGCCGGTGCCGGCGTACCCGTAGGCGCACTTCCGCGTCAATGCGCCGGGCGGTCGCGCTCCGGGCCTCCTGGAGAGTACGGGTGCTGAAGTGTGCCAGCACTTCTGCCGGTGAGGCTCCCGGCGCAAGGATCACATGCACCCGGAGCCGTAGCCGGTCCGGGGTGCCCAGCAGATGCACCTGTGCCTGCACGACCCCTGGCAGGCTCCGGGTCCGCCGCTCCACGGTTTCGGCCAGAGCGGAGCCGGAAAGGGTGACACCGTCGCGGACGAGGGGCAGGACATTCACCCGGTTCCCGCGGAGCTGGTACGCAGACCATCCCAGGCACAGAAGGAGGGCGGCACCCAGGGCGGTGACCGCCGCCGGCGTCGACCAGTCGGCGTGGTGCCACGGAGCCGGTCCGGCGTGGTTCACCCATGCGGACGCGTCGGCGAACGTCGGCCACCGGAACGGAACCGGGTTCCTGCCGAGGATGCCGGCGGCCGTGAAGACGGTGCCCGTGACCGCCAACAGCAGTCCCACGCAGGCGAGGGCAAATCTGTTGACGCTGCCACGTAGCCGGTTCATGGTGATTCGTCCCCCGTCGTGTCGCCATGCGGCGCGAGGTCCTGGCGTTCGGTGGCCCATCCCGGTGCGGGACGCAGGTGGACCCGGACACGGAGCGCACGCCCCAGCGCGCAGTCGGCGAGAGCCCGGTGAATCGCCGTCGTCACCGTCTCACGCACCGCATCGCGGTTACCGAACTGCAGCGTTGCCCGAATTCGCGCCCGGCGGCGTCTGATGCGCACGCGCACCTGGGAGACACCGGATACGTCCGACACGGCGTCCCTCACCAGTGATTCGGCCGTCGCCCGGCTGAGAATCGCGCGCATTCCCCGGTCGGGAGTCCTCAGCGTGAGCGAACGGCGCCGGCCGGGCAGAACCGCGAGTGCCAGCAGCCCCAGACCCAGCAGCGCTGCGAGCGAACCCAATGCCAGCGCGCAGTCGCCGGAGCGGTGGGCGGATAACCACGTGAGCGGTCGTGACCACAAGGAGGTGTGTGCGCACCCCACAAGGCGCACGCACACCGTCTCGTACAGCGCCGCCGCGCAGATTGCGGTGCTGACGAGCGCCGTGAGCACGGAAGGCAGGCGGCGCTCCGACCACAAGCGTTTCGCCTCCCAGTCGGTCGTGTGCTGGAGGGCCGCGAGAGCCGGTGTGGTCAGTGCGTCCGGACCGGGCTCGGGATACGCCACCAGGCCGCGCACCCGGATGCGCACACGGGAGACTGTAAGACCGGTGAGCATGGCCGTACGTTCCGCCGTGTCCCGGCACAGCCGCTCACCGGACTCCTGAAGCCCGGCTCGGTAGGGCAGGGAGAGCGCGACTGCCAGTGTGGCCCGGCCGTTGTCCGTCGCGACCTTCACGCTGAGGTCCGTGACGTCCCCCGGAGCAAGAGCGTCTGCCGCCGCGCGGGCGGCGATGCGGCGCACCACCCGATCGGCGATCACGAGCCGGCCGCGCTCGGCCGGCCCGACCATGCGCCCTGCGGACGCCGCCGTGTTCACGGCAGTCTTTCGGAAGACGAGTCGTCCCGGGGCTCATCGCGCCGACTGCCGCGGGGTGGGAGGAACTCGGGCAGGCCCGCTCCACTGTCGGCCATACGGCCCGCGGTCCAGCCAACTGCCCCCAGGGCGCCCACCAGCAGGAATGCCGTGAAGCCGCCGAACCAGCCCGCATAACCCAGGGACATGCCCACCAGCACACCCGTTTCGGCTCTGCTCACCACTTTCCCCACTTCTTTCGGTCTCTGCGCTCAACGGCTGGATCCGCCGCGCCACCCGCCCGGTCTGCCTTGATCGGGGTGCCGCGACGGCGGTACACCTACTCAACCCGCGAGTCCGAGGAGGCGCCCGCGTCGTCATCCGGCAGGCGTACGTCGTCGATGTTCACGTTCACCTCGACGACTTCGAGTCCGGTGATCCGCTCCACGGCGGAAATGACGTTCTCCCGCACCGCGCGGGCGATCTCGGGAATGGGCAGCCCGTACTCGACGACCAGATCGAGGTCGACCGCTGCCTGCCGCTCACCCACCTCGACCTTTACCCCGCGTCCCACATTGGGCCGCCCCCCGGGGACCCGGTCGCGCACCGCCCCGATGGTGCGGGAGAGGCTGCCGCCCATGTCGTGGACACCGGTGATCTCCCTCGCCGCCATGCCGGCGATCTTGACCACGACGACATCGGCGATGGTTGTCCTGCCCCGCGCTTCGCCGGTCTCCACCGCGACGCGAGATTCCCCGGCCACGGTGGTGACGTCAGGGGCCGCTACCCGGTCGCCGCCGGTTGCCGTACCCGGGTTCGGCTCCTGTGTCGTCATCTGCGGTCCTCCTAGATCAACAGGTGTCATGCGTAGCCACTTATTTCGACACGTTTTCAGATGATTTATTACGTGATACCAAGATTTTTCCCTCTTCGTCGATAGCGTTCCGCTGGCGTGCACACGCGGACCTCCGCCGCGCCGGACGAAAGACCGGTGGCTGGGCCGGGGGTGAAGGAGAGGAAACCGTCGATGCCAGAGCAGCGGGACAGATCCCCGGACACCGCAGAGGACGAATGGCGCGAGGACTCCCTGCTGGCGGTCAGGGCGGGAGAGGGGGACGAGGACGCGTTCGAAGCGCTGGTACGCCGCCACGGACCCATGTTGTTACAGATGGCCACACGATTACTCGGTGACAGGACTGAGGCGGAGGACGCCGTCCAGGAGGCGTTCGTCAGCGCATGGCGGAAATTACCGGAGTTTCGCGGAG
This region of Streptomyces sp. L2 genomic DNA includes:
- a CDS encoding SsgA family sporulation/cell division regulator; this encodes MFRFMRKEWLPRRATKETRLGLGSGPEVRGRPATGVTISLAARARLAATVNQQISIPVTLRYSRTDPLAVHIDFPAVVSLDGQDMTWSFARELLASGLRRPSGIGDVRIWPSGHAYTVIEFRTPEGKAAAKFDTPVLDRFLSRSCALVDRGRENLGPALEASLAALLDGV
- a CDS encoding DUF2637 domain-containing protein, yielding MDEMQSRLNPYDTQFTQSIRYDGPRSHHCAECNAHQPHHCWQGIETPMTGGVWDPDVELAQILNMESGMHSAYPPPAGRGAPVPPADQRQPMPRYRGHASKRRVRPTALLIAVIIACTASMLGWSISYSYEQLRTVASLFMPATVARWWPWMLYGPWLAAGMSIMRASLQHRTARWSWTVLVTASVGAVALCVGNSSKSLLMMAVSGIPPITALACFQELVTQFSYRYRPQHAMHSAKRSRQA
- a CDS encoding DUF6286 domain-containing protein; translation: MNTAASAGRMVGPAERGRLVIADRVVRRIAARAAADALAPGDVTDLSVKVATDNGRATLAVALSLPYRAGLQESGERLCRDTAERTAMLTGLTVSRVRIRVRGLVAYPEPGPDALTTPALAALQHTTDWEAKRLWSERRLPSVLTALVSTAICAAALYETVCVRLVGCAHTSLWSRPLTWLSAHRSGDCALALGSLAALLGLGLLALAVLPGRRRSLTLRTPDRGMRAILSRATAESLVRDAVSDVSGVSQVRVRIRRRRARIRATLQFGNRDAVRETVTTAIHRALADCALGRALRVRVHLRPAPGWATERQDLAPHGDTTGDESP
- a CDS encoding Asp23/Gls24 family envelope stress response protein; amino-acid sequence: MTTQEPNPGTATGGDRVAAPDVTTVAGESRVAVETGEARGRTTIADVVVVKIAGMAAREITGVHDMGGSLSRTIGAVRDRVPGGRPNVGRGVKVEVGERQAAVDLDLVVEYGLPIPEIARAVRENVISAVERITGLEVVEVNVNIDDVRLPDDDAGASSDSRVE